TCATATACGCGTACGTGCCCACGAACGAGTTGCACTTGTTTAAAGACTTGGCCACGATCTTGCTTACTCCAAAGTCTGCGATTTTGACTTCTTCTTTCGAGCTACGTAGTAGATTCGCTGGCTTGATATCTCTATGAACGATCTTGAGCTCGTGCAAGTAATTTAAACCTTGTAAAATCTGACGAGCCATCAAAGCTAGTTGATCCTCTGTAACGACTTTGCCACGTAGAGACTCTAGCGTGCCGAGATCCATGTAGTCCATCAGAATAGATACTTCTCCGGAAGGATTCTGGAAGATGTCGTGACACTTTACGATGCTAGAAGAGTTGACGAGACGTAGGATCTCTATCTCGCGGAGGAGTTGCTGGCGGGAGGTTGAATCCATgtcttctttgattttcttcaagGCGTAGATCTCTGAGGTTGTCTTGTTCTTAACTTTGAAGACGGTTCCGCCGTTTCCGCTACCGAGAACATTGATCCTATCCAGATCAGTAGTTGAGATGTTGTTGCTTGCACAGGAAGTAACCATTGAAGCGGCAGCGATGGGGAAAAAGCTGGGGCAAGTAGATGGAGTAGTGGTGGAAGGTTGTAACTTGAGATTTAGGAATCGAGGATTTCTAACAAGGACCATCGTGTTGTTGCTCGAAGGATGGATCTTGAagaggtttggttttttttttttcttttactgaGAGAGTTAGTTTGGTTTCTGAATAATGACCGTCTCTGTTACTAAATTGATTGATATATACACAAATCCTATTCCTACTTCCATCTCGAGATGGGATAAATTGTTTCTTATTCGTATTCGTATTTCCATCTCGAGATAGGACAAATTGATACATACACAAATCCTATTCTGTctatgaaatttatatatataacaaattgtGATTTAGTAAACATATCTATGATATACTGTATCATGTTTTCTTAGCATTTATCAcataacttatttatttaatttttctataattatcaAACcacgtgaaaaaaaaatatttttattataaatataaagagATTATTAGTGACAAATATTCCCTAACTAACATAAGAACGTTAAGTCTtgaaattaactaattaattccCCCATGCATCAAGCTCTAGAAGAAAGCCTCCATTTTCATGGAAGTGTGCATGAAACCAAAATTCTCATCCaagttataagaaaatatgaaaaacagagataatttgataaattaatagggtgatgaatgatgatgaccCAAATATAAGGCTTTGAGTTTGAGACAGGGAGGGTTATGCTAGAATCCGGACTTCCAAGTCACCACCATAAACAATAACCAAGCGCCTCATATGGACTATACAACTACGATGAtttcatacatatattattGTAGTGCCGTACTCCAACTCTTAATTTCCAATAACTCATGACTTATGTGAACAGAGAATATTGACTTGCATATCCACTTATTAATTCAAACTTTGACGTATGTTATCTTGCAAACCAAATTTCGTATTAATAAtagctttttgttttgcttatttaggACCGTTAATTATAGGTTTGTTTGTATGTGACACAACACACAACTCACAAGGCAACATAAAAGGGTTTAGGGGCGGCTTTTAAAACACAAGTCAAGCAACATATATACCTTATGAAGTCAATGATACATTATCATTTCTTCAATATATAAGCCTAAAAGATTTCGAAGAAGATGTAAGAAAGATACAAGAAGATcgctttgtttatataaataaatgattggAAGAATTAAGCTTTAGAAAGACTTAATGATTATTTTGTGACAGAAAATAAACAGCGATTTGAAGTTACACTTTCTTGCACACTTCCTTTTCAATTTTCGCCTCATTGgtgacttcttcttcactctttttGCCTTTGCCTTGTCTCTTTACTAACACACAAATAGatgcaatatatataatcttgcCGTTTCTCATATGTATCCATCATcaacaaaatcttaattaaaagttaaaaataacgAAAAGGAAAATATCTCGCAAGGTTTAATATGGATTCCAAGAATTTTGGAGAGGATGATCGGAGCATCCATCTGCAGGTTTTATCTTCTTGAAACTACATACATATACAAGTTTTGTTCTCAACAccttttatttttcactttaggttttaggtttttttactatatattcgATTAATCTTCAACACATTTGTAAAACACTGTTGATCACGTCTATATGATCGTTGTAAATATGATACAACATACCTCGTTTTGCTCTAACGGTAACATATTTGCATGGTGTTTCCATATTAACCAATTTCAAATGCTGATATTTAAGCTAACCCTCATTCAATAAACTTcatataagcaaaacaaaaaaaattcgaaagTTTGCTGCTGCAAACATTATTAGTACaatgtatttattttctttgtacaTTGTATAAATCTTCATTTTATGTTATAGAGTAGCCAAAAGTGTGGTTGACCtcgtaataaaaaaaaaacattactatCATGGGATTGGTAGGgtaagaaattaataatttaataattaatgttcAATTCAAATAAGGTATTGGAGCTCCAAAAATTAGAAGAAGCTAGAGGCTCAAGCGACACCGTTTTGGATTATAGAAACAGCGTTGAGAAAGGAGACAGCGGCGAAACCGCAGACGCAGCGTCTGTGTCCTCCGCGATCGCGTTTCACAGATCAACGACACCCGCGCCGGAGCAAAAACTCACTCTCTTCGCTCTCCGCCTTGCGATCCTCGAGAAAATCGCCACTAACCTCGGAACCCTAGGTTTCATCTGGGCCACGGTGGTTCTTCTCGGCGGATTCGCGATCACACTCGAAAAATCCGACTTTTGGTTCATCACCATCATTCTCCTCATCGAAGGCACTCGAATCTTCAGCAGAAGCCACGAACTCGAGTGGCAGCACCAAGCAACTTGGACTGTATCCGGCGTCGGAATCAGTAGCTTCCGCGTCCTCCGATCTAGCTCAATCTCACTTCTCATAAATCTAAAACGAatcaggtttgtttttttttttttttgcttaatcgaattcgatttagggtttagatttgaGTAAGTAATGATTGTGTTTCTCTGCAGCGATGGGGTCTTTAAGAATGGACTGAGAGAAGCAACGACGAGAATCGGACGACAAGAGACTTTTGATCGTGGAACCACTCTGACATGGAAGAACTCAGAAGttcctcttcttccttatgCGAGATGGCTTTACATCTCCAGCTATGTGAGCCGTCTTCTCTATTGGCTCCAGCTCTTGTCAGCGATTTCTTGTGTGGCTCTGTCTTCTTACAAGCTCGTAAGGCACAACTACGGAGATGTTCAAGACGGAGACTTGGACAAAAGGAACAGGCAAGCTGCTTTGAGCATCTTTTACTCGCTTGCGCTTGCTGAAgctttgttgtttcttgctGAGAAAGCTTATTGGGAATGGGAGGTTAGTGTGTGTAACTTGCTTGAGAATGTGACTAGAGAGTGTGGGTTTGGGGTTACTGGAATGGTTTCGATCAAGAGATTCTTTTATGATGCATACTCAAAGTCTGTTAATGGGAGTATCTTTGATGGTGTGAAGATGGATATGGTGAGCTTTGCTATGGAGCTTGTGGGATCTAACTGTTCT
The Camelina sativa cultivar DH55 chromosome 15, Cs, whole genome shotgun sequence DNA segment above includes these coding regions:
- the LOC104748046 gene encoding mitogen-activated protein kinase kinase 8-like codes for the protein MVLVRNPRFLNLKLQPSTTTPSTCPSFFPIAAASMVTSCASNNISTTDLDRINVLGSGNGGTVFKVKNKTTSEIYALKKIKEDMDSTSRQQLLREIEILRLVNSSSIVKCHDIFQNPSGEVSILMDYMDLGTLESLRGKVVTEDQLALMARQILQGLNYLHELKIVHRDIKPANLLRSSKEEVKIADFGVSKIVAKSLNKCNSFVGTYAYMSPERLDSEAEGVTEEDRLNVYAGDIWSFGLTMLEIFVGYFPLLPQGQKPDQAAIICAVCFAEPPKAPEECSDELKSFIDCCLRKKASERWTASQLLNHPFLQHQD